TGTGACCAAGGAGGCCGGTGTAGCCGCTGGACTGTTTTATCACTATTTCAGCGATTTGAAGACGCTGACCTTGGAAGTGCTGAACGATTTCCTGGTTCGCTTCCAAGATTTAGAGACCATTGAAAAAGATGTGCCCAAGGGTGATTGGTATGCCCGCATGTATGCCCATCACCTGTTATCGGTGAGAAGCCATGCCGAGCATCCGGGTATTATGCGCTGTATGGAGCAGATGGCCGATGAAGACGAGGCCTTTGCGGGGCGATGGCGGTCATCGAAGCGTCAGCAATTACAATGGCTGGCGGCCTTAATGCCCAAGTTGTTTCCCGAGGCCGGCTTCAGTGAGCACCAGGCGCTGATGGTGGTCTACACCCTGGGGGGGACCGGTGAAGGCATATTGCGCGATTATTATATCAACGATGATGTCGAGCTGAAAAAACAGCAGCTGAGCATCGAAGAGATGGCAGAATTATTAACAGTGACGTTTTATCGTGGCCTGTTTCTAGAGAACCCACCGGCTGACAAGCTCGCTTATACCGCGAACTTACAGGCGATGGTTAGAAAAGAGTATTGAGCAAGGCGGTACTGGGTAATACCAGCGGTACAAGATTGTCAGTGTGAAGGTAAGAGAGCGCACTTTAAATTGAAGCGAGTTTAAGCAAGCAAGCAATGGCCGGTTATTCAGTTAGCGGCCAAAACCATAACAATGCTGCGGGCACTATCGCCCAACAGCTAATTAGCTTGAACACAGCAAGCCATGAGGACGAAACAATGGAATTCTCATTCAGTGAAGACCAGAAAGCGATTCAAGATTTAGCGCATCAGATTTTTACCGACCAGGTGACCGATGAGTACCTGCTTGAGTATGACCGTGCTAATAATGACTACGATAAAAACCTTTGGGCACTACTTGCCGAACAGGGGTTGTTGGGTTTGGCCGTGCCGGAAAGCTGCGGCGGTTCCGGGCTAGGATTTATGGAGCTGGCGTTGGTATTGCAAGAAGCCGGTCGTCGTGTGGCACCGGTCCCGATGTTGAGCAATCTCGTATTGGCCGGTCTGCCGATTGTTGAATTTGGCACTGATGCGCAGCAAGAAAAGTACTTGGCGCCCTTGGCCAGTGGTGAGACACAGCTTTCTGCCGCACTTGCCGAACTGGGTATGAACCAAGCCGTTGCCGGTGTTGTCACCGCCACCAAGAGCGGCGATAACTTTAGTCTGAGCGGAAGCAAACAAGCCGTTCCGTTCGGCGCTCAGGCTAATAGCGTGCTGGTGCCTGCTGTCGATGGCAACGGTGTTGCCAGTGTCTTTATTGTTGACACCGCCGCCACCGGCGTGACCCTTAATGGCCAGCAGACCTCATTTGGTAACACCTTGGCCGAGCTGGTCTTGGATGGCGCGAATGCAGAATTGTTAGGCGCCGAAGGTCAGGGCGAAGCCATTGTCGAATGGATAGAGCAGCACGCCAATACCTGTATTGCCGCGCTTCAGCTCGGTATCTGTGATGAGGCGTTGCGTCGTACCGCCGAGTTCACCGGCGAACGTAAGCAGTTTGGCGCGCCGATTGGTAGTTTCCAAGCCGTGGCGATGCGTGCCGCCGATGCCTATATTGACATCGAAGCGATGCGCTCAACCTTTTGGCAAGCCGCATGGCGTCTGTCTGAAAAACTCGATGGTGCTGCTGAGGTTCGCGCGGCGAAGTACTGGGCTTGTAGCGGTGCTCACCGCGTCGTTCACGCCTGTCAGCACCTGCACGGTGGCATGGGTTCGGATGTTGAATTCCCGATCCACCGTTATTTCCTCCACGCCAAGAATAATGAATTTATTCTCGGTGGTGCGCAGGCGCAGCTGTCGGCGTTGGGTAAACACCTGGCCAATAACGATGATGCTGGCGCAGTCTGGTTAGCCGTTTAACACGCACGGTTAATTACATTGTCGAAAGAACCGCTGTCTGGGCTATGTCTGCAGCGGTTTTTTTCTGTTATTTTTTAACCTCATGGCTAATAATTCGGCCTAACGATAATTTATGTTAGTAATTCACTAGGCGACTAAGGGGAAGATTATGAGAAGGCCAGCGGTTGTTTTGAGATCCGTTGCGGCGACTGCGGCACTGGTGTTGCTGTCAGCATGCAGCCAAAACCCAGCGCAAGAAAATAACTACCCGGTTGAGGGGGAGGAGCCGGCGCTGACCTTTGTTTATCAGTGCGGTGATCAGATCAGCTTTACTGCCCATGGTAATGACGAGTCAAAATGGCTTTTTCTTCCGGGTAAAACCGTGGAGCTGCCGAAGGTCGCCGCCGCCTCTGGTGAGAAATACAGCGATGGCGAAACCACCTATTGGAGCCACGGCGAAGAAACCATGTTAGAAACTGCTGGTCAACGTTACAGTGACTGCCTGATCGACCGACGCGCCTCGATTTGGGAGAGTGCCAAACTGCAAGGAGTTGATTTTAGAGCGGTCGGCAACGAGCCGGGCTGGGTGTTGGAGCTGGGCCCCGATGAGCAGATGACATTGGTCACCAATTACGGCGAAGAGCATATCGTCTTCGACCTGCCGCAGCCAGAGGTTAACAAAGCTAACAAAACCAGTTACTACAGCGCCGAAAACGACAACTATACCATCGACGTGACGATTACCGGCAGTGCCTGTAATGATGATATGAGCGGCGATGCGTTTGAGGCCACGGTTGAGGTTAATCTCAATTATCAAAACCTGCGTGGTTGCGGCAAGGCGTTACACTAAATCTCAGTAATAAAGTGGTATGAAAATGAATAACAGATTGATGGCGCAGGTTTTAAATACTCTGCCGGTATCCGGCCAGGAGTCGGCGATAGCGCGACCCAGCGACCCGCTGTACTATCGCGCCGATCACAGTCAGTATTTCTAATCTACATTTTGCGAAAAGCCAGTGTCAAATTGATAAGAAAGCCGGCGTCAGCCGGTTTTTTTTGTGGTGATCGATGTTGGGAGCTTCGGTTTCAGCCTGGCGGCATACTGGCAAATAACAGTGTTATTCAGCGGAGCTGCCCAGCAGCAGTGTTAGATAGTTCGATGCAGGACTTTTTTTTGCTTAAACGATTGCCTTGGGTCAAGAAATGAACATTTATTACAATGATGTCATATATGGTTTTGTTAATAAACAATAGCTTACGGTATTGTTCGACCAGTTAAGGATTCTCCACCAGGTGACAAATATTGTCAGTTTGTTAGAATAATGGGTACTAATACCTACTAACAGTAATGCCGATTGGCGATAATTATTGCGACGTTGGTATTTTTTTACCCTGAAATACGCAGTGTGAACCAGTTCACAAAAAAGCTGGCATTAACATTGCAGGCATACACAGTGTGACCGATTTAAAGACCACCGATCTAACAAAAACGATAGTTTGGTGAGTTGTTAAGCAAAATAAAACACTAAGTTGTGGAGTTGGATATGAAAAACAAAATGAATGTATTGCGTGCCGCTGTTGTTGCGGGTTCTGTATTGGTGGCGGGTTCGGCCATAGCCGCCGATGGTAGTATTGGTACCAGCAGCGAGGGAGATGTACTTCTAACTGCAGTTATACCAACACTATTTAAGGTAAATATTGAAAACGATGATCTTAATTTTGGCACTCTTGCTGATACCACTGTCGGTTCACGGACTATGGAAACCGGCTTTTGTGTGCAGTCAACCGGTGGTGCGGATTTTAAATTATCATTGAGTGCGGTGACTGGAGCGGCTACCGATATCACTGCCTTCACTTTACTTGGTCAGGGCCTAACTCCGGACTCAATCGGCTTCAGTGCTGAGTATTTGGCGACATCTGGCGCAGCAGCAGGATCAGGCAGCGATTTGGCTCCTGGCCAGACAATTAATTTGTCGACCGCTGAAAACTTCCTCGGTTGTGCCAATAACAACGAGTCAGGTTATATCTCTTACGTGATTAATGAAACCTCGCTGTTGGCTGCCAAAGCAGACACCTATGTTGCCACCTCTTACGTGACAGTGACGGCACAGTAAGCTTGACGCTGAATGTGACTGAGGGATTTAGTGGTGGAGCTTCGAGTCAGGTATGCGGCAGCGATTATAGCGCTGCTGTTCACCTCGCTATTGGCGGAGGAGTTTTTTTGGAACAATTCCGTCGAAGCCAGTCGCGCTTATCCGCCCTCATCCAAGGAAAGCTCACCGGGATTAGTCGCTAATGCCGGTGTTGTCCTGCCCGCTCAAAAAGAATTTTCAAATACCGCCCCTATCAATACCGAATTCACGGCCTCTGCTGATACTGCTTTATCGCAGCCGCTAACCAGCACAGATTCCTCGTTAGCTCCCAAGCCGCCGCAACAACAGCAACCCAAACGCCTGTTAGAGTTGACCGAAAATGGCTGGGTGTTTAATCGTTCGGCCAAAACAAAAAACAAGAAAGCAAAATCTACTGTCCCCGCTGGCTTCGAGCACCTCACCGGTGAACAGCTGGTGCTGGCTGATGTGTATTACGGCGGTCGCTATCTGACCCAGACCCTGGTTACCCACACGCCGACCCATGTCCGTATCGAAGACCCGGCTGCCGTGGTCGGGCTCTTACCTGAGGTGAAGAACCCCGGCGAGATCGAGACGGCGCTGTCGGCGCTGATGAGCAACAATACCGACAGCCGCTGCTTTAATCAGCAGCAGCGGGACTGTGGCATACTCGAACCTGCCGTTGCGGATGTTATTTTTAACCCAGACAGTTTCAAGCTCGAGTTATTTGTTAACCCTAACTACCTGGCTGTGCAGCCGATCGATGAACTCAAGTATTTACCGCCGTCGAGTTCGGATAACGCCACCTTTGTGCAGCAGTTAGCCCTGGGCTATTCAGGCAGCGATGATGGTGACGACCGCTACAATTTAAGCGGCAGTAGCGTGTTGGGCTATCGCGAGCAATCGATCCGCAGTAATTGGAATATCACCGACACCGAAGACTTTACCGTCGATACCCTCTATTGGGAGCGGGATAAGAACGGCAAGGTGGGGCGGGCGGGCTTCCTGCGCGGTGCTAACAACGGCCTGACGTTCAGCGCCAGCCCGCAACTGCTGGGTGGACACTTTGGCAGCTCAAGGCAGACCCGCATCGACTACGAGACCCAGGGCAGTAACGATATACAGATCTATATGCCGATCCGCGGCCGGGTAGAGGTTTACCGCGATGCCAAGCTGATCGCCACCGAGATCTTAGAGATCGGCAACCATATGCTCGATACCCGCAATTATCCCAGCGGTGGCTACAATATTGATATTGTGATCAAAGACGGCGGCAATGTGATTAACCGCGAGCGAAGGTATTTCGTTAAGGATAATCGCCTGCCCAACAAGGACGCGCCGGAATACTATGTTGAATTCGGTCAGGTGGTCGATAACCGGGAAGAGGGCAGCACGCTGCCGACCTCCTCCGGCGATACCTGGCAGTTGCGCAGCGGCTATAACTACCGCGTCGCCGATTCGTTAGGCATGGGCATGGGCGTGGCCGCCGATAACAATAATGCCTTAATCGAACCGAATATGATTTGGATTGCCCGCGGCCTGCGTTTGACCGGCTCGCTGCTGGCCAGCACCGAGAATGACTACGGCTATGCCGCCGATGCTCAGTGGACCTATTATGGTTTCAATGCCAGCGGTAATATGCGCCGCCTCTATGCCGATGAGGAGCGAGTCGATGAGCAGATCAATACGAACGACCCGTTTTCAGCACAGCCGTTATTAGGTACCTCGTATAATCAATACG
The sequence above is drawn from the Sinobacterium norvegicum genome and encodes:
- a CDS encoding CS1-pili formation C-terminal domain-containing protein; amino-acid sequence: MELRVRYAAAIIALLFTSLLAEEFFWNNSVEASRAYPPSSKESSPGLVANAGVVLPAQKEFSNTAPINTEFTASADTALSQPLTSTDSSLAPKPPQQQQPKRLLELTENGWVFNRSAKTKNKKAKSTVPAGFEHLTGEQLVLADVYYGGRYLTQTLVTHTPTHVRIEDPAAVVGLLPEVKNPGEIETALSALMSNNTDSRCFNQQQRDCGILEPAVADVIFNPDSFKLELFVNPNYLAVQPIDELKYLPPSSSDNATFVQQLALGYSGSDDGDDRYNLSGSSVLGYREQSIRSNWNITDTEDFTVDTLYWERDKNGKVGRAGFLRGANNGLTFSASPQLLGGHFGSSRQTRIDYETQGSNDIQIYMPIRGRVEVYRDAKLIATEILEIGNHMLDTRNYPSGGYNIDIVIKDGGNVINRERRYFVKDNRLPNKDAPEYYVEFGQVVDNREEGSTLPTSSGDTWQLRSGYNYRVADSLGMGMGVAADNNNALIEPNMIWIARGLRLTGSLLASTENDYGYAADAQWTYYGFNASGNMRRLYADEERVDEQINTNDPFSAQPLLGTSYNQYGLNLNYQIPFGSVSYNGSYSDRQGFTSKINSVALNATLFNYGRTSLSSTFSVTKENENYSALLSFTYQFNTDHWSNSARPSIEHREYDTSDGGRSTDYQERLALQANWYDRDLLPGDLNINNQLEVGTGSDSLLNSVQYQQRLIDIDAQLLNDKPSDGELRTSYSATLRSGFVIGGDYQPSLGGTDSREAAIVIDVEGDDSGDSYFDILINGQQRGYAKVGQRSVITVTPYDTYNVRLVARGANPLNYRDRVDTVTVYPGNVVKLEWQAESVNIVFGRVVDANGEAVANAVIKGAASMAVSDSFGLFQAELASGEQRLILKSATGVCMVTVPGDYETNNGVGFVGDLTCLQQGGAL
- a CDS encoding MliC family protein — encoded protein: MRRPAVVLRSVAATAALVLLSACSQNPAQENNYPVEGEEPALTFVYQCGDQISFTAHGNDESKWLFLPGKTVELPKVAAASGEKYSDGETTYWSHGEETMLETAGQRYSDCLIDRRASIWESAKLQGVDFRAVGNEPGWVLELGPDEQMTLVTNYGEEHIVFDLPQPEVNKANKTSYYSAENDNYTIDVTITGSACNDDMSGDAFEATVEVNLNYQNLRGCGKALH
- a CDS encoding TetR/AcrR family transcriptional regulator, which codes for MTKITNSIPAAKAVKAKTAKGAKAIEKLKLAAMVVLERDGFHKMRIGDVTKEAGVAAGLFYHYFSDLKTLTLEVLNDFLVRFQDLETIEKDVPKGDWYARMYAHHLLSVRSHAEHPGIMRCMEQMADEDEAFAGRWRSSKRQQLQWLAALMPKLFPEAGFSEHQALMVVYTLGGTGEGILRDYYINDDVELKKQQLSIEEMAELLTVTFYRGLFLENPPADKLAYTANLQAMVRKEY
- a CDS encoding acyl-CoA dehydrogenase family protein, whose product is MEFSFSEDQKAIQDLAHQIFTDQVTDEYLLEYDRANNDYDKNLWALLAEQGLLGLAVPESCGGSGLGFMELALVLQEAGRRVAPVPMLSNLVLAGLPIVEFGTDAQQEKYLAPLASGETQLSAALAELGMNQAVAGVVTATKSGDNFSLSGSKQAVPFGAQANSVLVPAVDGNGVASVFIVDTAATGVTLNGQQTSFGNTLAELVLDGANAELLGAEGQGEAIVEWIEQHANTCIAALQLGICDEALRRTAEFTGERKQFGAPIGSFQAVAMRAADAYIDIEAMRSTFWQAAWRLSEKLDGAAEVRAAKYWACSGAHRVVHACQHLHGGMGSDVEFPIHRYFLHAKNNEFILGGAQAQLSALGKHLANNDDAGAVWLAV